The sequence CGCGATGCCTCGCTTGCCATCCTGCGAGAAATCGGTGTCGAGACCGGCGGCAGCAACGTACAATTCGCCGTGAACCCAAAAGACGACCGCCTCATGGTAATCGAGATGAATCCGCGCGTTTCGCGTTCATCGGCGCTGGCCTCCAAGGCCACCGGATTTCCGATTGCAAAAATCGCGGCACAACTCGCGGTCGGCTATACGCTTGATGAGATAGACAATGACATCACCAAAAAAACTCCGGCATGCTTCGAGCCTTCCATCGATTATACGGTGGTGAAGGTGCCGCGTTGGGCTTTCGAAAAATTTCAAGGAACCGATGAAACGTTGACCACTCGCATGAAATCGGTGGGAGAGGTCATGGCAATCGGTCGCACCTTCAACGAGGCACTCGGCAAAGCAATGCGCTCTCTGGAGAACGGCCGCGGCGGGCTCGGCTCGGATGGAAAAGACAACATCGTCGAATCGGAATTCGAGAATAAGCTTTCCGTTCCCAATGAAAATCGAATATTTTATGTGGCCGAGGCTCTCAGGCGAGGTAAAACCGTCGAAGAAATTCATCAATTGACAGGCATCGACCCGTGGTTTCTCGGGCATATCGGACAAGTGATTTCGGAAGAAAATGCGATTCGCGGTCGCAGCCTCGATTCGCTGGACGAAAGTGAGCTCCTCGCGGCGAAAAAGGAGGGCTTAAGCGATATTCAGATTGCTTTTCTCACCGGTTCGACTTCAGATGAAGTGCGTGAAGCTCGCAAGTCGCTCGGCGTGATACCTTCCTTTAAATCTGTCGATACGTGTGCCGGCGAGTTCGCTTCGTTTACGCCGTACTACTATAAAACGTACGACTCTCAAGATGAGTTCGTTCCCGCTACCAAGCCCCGCGTCATGATTTTGGGCGCCGGACCGAACCGAATCGGACAGGGAATCGAGTTCGATTACTGTTGTGTCCACGCGGCGTACGCCCTCTCGGCGATGGGATACGAGACGATTATGGTCAACTGCAACCCCGAAACGGTGTCCACCGACTACGACACCTCCGATAGGCTGTATTTCGAACCGTTGACCTTCGAAGATGTCATGGACATCGTCGATGTGGAAAAGCCGGTCGGAGTTCTTGTGACTTTCGGCGGACAGACTCCGCTTAAACTCGCTCGACAGTTGGAAGACGCCGGTGTCCCCATCATGGGAACCAAGCCCGAGGCAATCGATTTGGCGGAAGATCGTAAGCGTTTCTCGGCGATTCTCGATGAACTCGGTATTTTGTATCCCGCCGCCGGAACCGCCAACAGTTTTGAAGAAGCGGTTCAAGTCGCTGAAACCATCGGTTTTCCTCTGTTGGTGCGCCCCAGCTACGTTCTCGGCGGACGCGGCATGGTGATAGCTTACGATGAGAAGTATCTCGCAAAATATATGGAGGAGGCCACCCGCATCTCTCCCGACCATCCCGTTTTGCTCGATCGTTTCTTGGAAGGCGCGATCGAGGTGGATTTCGATGCCGTATGCGATGGCGAATCGGTCTACGTCGGCGGCGTCATGGAACACATCGAGGAGGCTGGAATTCATTCCGGCGACTCGGCGTGCTGTATTCCTCCGTTCACTTTGGCCGAAGATATCATTTCGCGCATAAGGGAGCACGGGCGTAAACTCGCTTTGCGATTGGGCGTCGTCGGTCTGATGAACGTGCAGTTCGCGGTCAAAGATTCTGCAATCTATGTGCTCGAAGTCAATCCACGTGCGAGCCGTACCGTACCGTTCGTGTCCAAGGCGACCGGCGTGCCTTTGGCGAAAATCGCCGCGCGCGTCATGGCCGGCGCAAAGCTGTCCGACATGCATCTACCCGACGATGCAAACCGTAAATTCGACCGTTTTTGCGTCAAAGAGGCGGTCATGCCGTTTGGTCGTTTCCCCGGTTCCGACTCGATACTCGGACCCGAAATGAAATCGACCGGAGAAGTCATGGGCAGTGCGAGCGATTTTCCGAGTGCATACGCCAAAAGCCAACTCTCCATCGATTATTCCATGCCCGAGTCCGGCACGGCGTTCCTCTCGGTATGCGACCGCGATAAGCGAGAAATCGTACAGATCGCCCAAAGTTTGAAGCATCTCGGATTCGACATCATGTCGACGAGCGGGACGGCCAAGGTAATCGCGGCGGCCGGCATCCCTGTGAAAACCGTCTTCAAAAAGCATGAGGGTCGCCCCAATATCGTCGACGAGGTAACCAACGGTAATGTCGCCCTCGTCATCAATACCCCCTTCGGACAAGAAACTCGCTCGGACGGTTATCATATCCGTTCTGTCGCCATAAGAAACGGCGTCACCAATGTGACGACCATGGCTGCAGCCCATGCCCTCGTCTCAGCAATCGGGGCTCGTGCGCGCGGGAGTCTTGATGTCTGTGCCATCCAAGATTTCAATGCGGCAAGCGGAGTTGAGTACTGATGTGCCAAAGTTCCCCAGCCATAAGTCGTGCGCAAGATAGAGACCGAGGTGGTCCGGTATCTCGCCCGAAACCTTTCGTTGAAACCGTCGAAGTTATCTCCAACCGGGAGATATGCCCCGGTGTCCACTCGATTGTTTTGGTTGCTCCTCGCATTGCGAAAACAATCTTGCCCGGTCAGTTCATCCATCTCGACATCGATAAAGACGCCCTTACGCTTCGGCGTCCGCTCTCAGTGTATAAAACCGACGGCGAGAAAATAGAGATCCTCTACCAAATCGTCGGCGTCGGCACCGACATGCTGTCGAAAATGACGACCTCGGACACCATGAGCGCCGTCGGCCCCCTCGGGCGCGACTGGCCGGTTAAGGCTGAGGCAAAGCGCGCTTTGCTCGTCGCCGGCGGACTCGGTGCCGCACCCCTCGGTATGCTCACGGAAAAACTCCGCGCGCAGGGAACGCAGATTTATTTTGCGCAGGGAAGCACCACCGAAGATAGGCTCATTGCACGCGACGCATTCGCCGTTGAGGTCGATGAGCACGCAATCGCCACCGATGACGGTTCATGCGGGGTGTGCGGTTTCGTCACCGCTCCGGTCAAGACGTTCATCGATGACATCTTGTTCGACATCGCCTATGTGTGCGGACCCGAGCCCATGCAGCGTGGCGTGGTAGATTTGTTGAAAACGAAGCACATAGAAACCTACGTTTCGCTCGAGCGTCTCATGGCGTGCGGAATCGGCGCGTGTCTTTCTTGCGTCGTTCCCACGATAAACGGGCTCAAGCGCGCCTGTGTCGACGGTCCGGTGTTTAATGCCGAGGAGGTGTTGTGGAATGAAGCAGTCGAGTCCAGAGTCCATTAATACTTCGGTCGAATTTGCCGGAATGTCGCTGGCAAGTCCCATCACCGTCGCCTCGGGAACATTCGGTGCCGGAAAAGAATTTTCCGACTTCGTACGCCTCGAAAAGCTCGGTGCCGTCGTCACCAAAGGAGTGTCACCCGTTGCGTGGAGTGGCAATGCCGGCCGCCGTATCGTCGAGACAACCGGCGGAATGCTCAATTCCATCGGTCTTCAAAACCCGGGCGTGGAATCTTTCGTGCAGCATGATTTGGCATGGCTTAAAGAGAATGCGCCGAAAGCGCATGTTTTTGTGAATGTGTGCGGGCACAATAGGCAAGACTTCATCGAGGTCGTCGAGCGTCTCGATGAAGAGGAGGGCGTGTCGGCTTACGAGATCAATATCTCTTGTCCGAACGTCGATGCCGGTGGCATGGCCTTCGGTGTGAAGTGCGATGCGGCGGCAGATATCATCTCAGCGGTCCGAGCTGCGACAAAAAGGCCCATCATTGCGAAACTGACACCGAATGTCACCGATATCACCGAAATCGCCCGTGCGGTCGAGGCGGCCGGCGCGGACGGAATCTCATTGATCAACACCGTACTCGGTATGGCAATCGATGCACATTCGTTCAGGCCGGTGCTCAAAAGGGGAGTCGGCGGTCTTTCCGGTCCGGCCATCAAGCCTATTGCGCTTCGCATGGTGTACGAGACTTCGAAAGCCGTATCCATTCCTCTCATCGGTATGGGTGGGGTGTCAACGGGCATCGATGTCGTGGAGTTCATGCTCGCCGGTGCCACGCTCGTTGCAATCGGCACAGCGAATTTTAAAGATCCCCGCGCGACAGGACTTGCGCTCGACGAGCTGAAAAGCTTTTGTTCCTCGCACGATATCGATGCGGTATCCGATTTAATCGGAGCCCTCAAAGAAGGAGCGTAATGAAAACAGCGAAAGAATCGCTTATCGTCGCACTCGACGGCAGTCCCGAGCAGATAAAAGAGTGGGGGAGCGAACTGGAAGGCACCGTCGATTGGATAAAAATCGGAATGACGAATTTTTACAGTGCCGGTCCCGATATCGTCACCTACTTCAAGGATCGCGGGTTCAAAGTGTTTCTTGATTTGAAAATGCATGATATCCCCCATCAGGTGGAGGGTGGCGCTTACCAACTCGGAAAGCTCGGGGTCGATATGTTCACCGTGCACGCGTCCGGTGGACCCGACATGATATCAAAGGCAGTGAGAGGAGCCACCGAAGGGGCGCAAGATGCCGGGCATGCGGTTCCTGTCATCCTTGCGGTAACGGTCTTGACCTCGATGGATGATGCCACTTTGCATGAGCTCGGCGTCGAAAATCCTGCCTCCGTTCAGGTACCGCTTTTTGCGCGGATGAGTGTTGCTGCCGGAGCTACGGGGATCGTCTGTTCACCGCTCGAAGCCACCGACGTGGTTGCGGCCATAGGACCGGACAAGGTAGTGGTCACGCCCGGCATTCGGCCGAAATGGTCGACAAAAGACGACCAGACGAGAATCACCACGCCTGCTCAGGCATTGAAGAACGGGGCGACCCATTTAGTCGTCGGCCGCCCGATTACCACTGCGCTTAACATAAAGGAGGCGGCACGAAAAGTGCTCGCCGAGATGGAAGAAGGATAGCCGATGCTCACCGATGCACAAATTTATGACAGTCTGATTCAGACGAATGCCCTTCGTAAAGGGCACTTTCAACTGACCTCCGGCCGTCACTCGGACACGTACGTGCAATGTGCACGCGTTCTCGAAGATCCGACCTTGACACTCGAACTTGCGAAAGAAGCAGTCGCCCGTCTTCCGAAAGACATCGATATCGATGTCGTGGCGGCTCCTGCAGTCGGCGGCATTCTCATCGGATTCGCTGTTGCGCAAGCGCTGGGGAAACGTTTCATTTTTTCCGAGCGTCAAAACGGGGAAATGGTATTTCGTCGTTCCTTCGAACTTGCGCCCGGCACGAAAGTGCTCGTCGTGGAGGATGTCGTTACAACCGGCGGTTCGGTTGCCGAAGTCATCAAACTCGTTGAAGAGGCGGGCGCGCAAACCGTGGGCGTCGTTTCGCTCATCGATCGCGGCGGGGACAAGAAGTTTACCGCCGACTTTTGGCCGCTTCTCACTCTCGAGGTAGCTTCTTGGGATCGTCAGGATTGTCGGCTCTGCAAAGACGGGGTCGATATATATTCGCCCGGTTCGCGTAGACTTACCAAGTAAACTCCACGCGCCTCGGCGTTGCATGTGCGGCTACTTGCTGGTATAGTTGTGAGGTTGTTTGTCGGTACCTTGTTCTTGGTTTCGAGACCACCTCGTCTCCCTACTCAGAGCACAGGCGAATGCATCCACGGGAAGTGGAATGCGGAAATGAGGTAAAAATGGCTCTTTCACAAGAGGTCAAAGCGGCGATTATCGCCGAGTACGGTAAGGATGCAAAGGACTCGGGCTCAGCCTCGGTTCAAGTTGCGTTGTTGACGACTCGTATCAAGGAATTGACCGAGCACCTCAAGATTCACAAGGGCGATCACCATACCCGTCGTGGACTTCTCAAGCTCGTCGGTCAGCGTCGTCGTTTGATGAACTACATCAAGTCGAAGGACATCGAAGCATATCGTGAGCTCATCGTGAAACTCGGTATCCGCGGCTAGTCGCACATTTCAAACGGTTAATTGAAAGGAGCAGCCATCGTGCTGCTCCTTTTTTATGTATAATTTACTTTTACTCGCTACAGCGCTGAAAGGTCGTCATATGGCGCAAAAAACTGCATTTCTCATGGGGAATCAAGCTATCGCACACGGTGCCCTGGCTGCCGGTATCACGGTCGCTGCCGGGTATCCGGGAACGCCTTCCTCCGAAATCATAGAGACGATTGCAAAAAACAACACCGAGCGCATACATGTCGAGTGGTCCACAAACGAAAAAGCCGCGCTCGAAGTGGCATCCGGTGCCTCATTCGCCGGTGCCCGAACGTTGGTCACCATGAAACAGGTCGGGCTCAACGTCGCCTCCGATCCACTTATGAGCTTGGCCTATATCGGCATAAAAGGCGGGATGGTCGTCGTCGTCGCAGACGATCCGGGACCGATATCTTCACAGACCGAACAAGACACCCGTACTTTCGCACAGTATTCCAAGCTACCGGTGTTCGATCCTTCGTCGCCCGAAGAAGCTTATGAGATGATTTTCGATGCTTTTGAGCTATCGGAGAAATATCATACGCCGGTGTTGTTGCGCCCTACCACGCGCGTATGTCACGGTTATGCGCAGGTTCAATTGCGGGAGGCGGAGATTCATGTTCCGACCGGATTCTCCAAAGACCCCAAGTGGGTGATCTTCCCTCGCTTGTCCTATGAAAATCATAAAGCCATCGAAGTTCGCAATCCGAAAATCGGGGAGGAGTTTTCTTCGTATGGCAAGAACTTCATCGAAGGAACAGGTCGCCTCGGAATTGCGTGTGGAGGCATTTCGTATGCATACGTGAAAGAAGCGCTGAAAGAGTTTTCAGCTGAGATAACCCTTTTTAAAGTGTCGACGCCGTTTCCGTTTCCGGATGCGCTCGCGCTTGAATTTTTGGCGCAGGTGGAAGAGGTGCTCGTCATAGAGGAGCTCGATCCCGTTATCGAGAGGGCGCTGATTGCCCTGTGCGGTTCGAATAAGGTTGAATCCCGTATTCACGGTAAGCTCGACGGAACGACCGAATTTTCCGGTGAGCAGAGCACGGAGACAGCCGCGGAGCTTATCGCGCAACTGTTAGGAGAAGCATCCTCTTCACTCGATGTCGAGGAAGACCTCACCACGACCGCGCGAGGCGATATTCCTGTTCTTCCGATTCGGCCACCCTCACTTTGTGCGGGATGTCCTCATAGGGCAGCGTTCTACGCGGTGAAACAAGCCGCAAAAGGTCACAAAGCGGTATTCTCCGGAGATATCGGGTGTTATACACTCGGTAATACGCCTCCGCTCGATATGGTCGACACGTGTCTGTGCATGGGCGCGGGCATCACTCAGGCGCAAGGGCTACATATCGTCGAGCCTGATGCGTTGAATTTCGCTTTCATCGGAGATTCGACGTTTTTCGCTTCCGGTATGACCGGAATTGTAAACGCCGTTTACAACCAAACCGATATCACCGTCATCATCCTCGACAATTCGACGACCGCCATGACCGGCGGACAGGCGCATCCCGGTACGAGCAAGACGCTGATGGGGACGACTTCACCGCACATCTCCCTCGAAGAAGTGCTTACGTCACTACAAGTCGGACTCGTATTGACCGACAACCCGCTCGATCTCGCCTCATCAATCTCAACGGTGACAGAGGCGATGAATTTCGAAGGTGTTTCAGCGGTTGTATTCAAAGCACCCTGCGTGCAACTCTTCAAAACCGCTCTTCGCGCGGTTGTCGACTTGGATAAATGCACCGGTTGCAAGCGCTGCATCCATCAAATAGGCTGTCCGGCATTGGTGCTAGGCGCAGGTAAAGTCGTTATAGACGACTCTTTATGCAACGGATGCGGGCTCTGCCTTTCTTTGTGCAATTTCTCCGCCATCTCTTTGACGGGAGGCGTTTGCTCATGACGGATTGCCTCTTGACGGGTGTGGGCGGGCAAGGGATAGTGTTCGCTTCCAAGCTCATTTCTCAGACCGCCATGCGTCAAGGCCGAAAGGTGCGCACCGCAGAGACCATCGGCATGGCTCAGCGCGGTGGAAGTGTCGTGAGCCATGTTCGCATCGGGGAGGATGACTATTCACCGCTCATTGCCAAAAAGCATGCGGATCTCATCATCGGCTTCGAGCCGAGCGAGACGGTGCGCGTCATAGATTATCTGAAAAGTGACGGTGCGGTGGTCGTCAACAACCAAGGGGTGCAAAGCATCTCGGCGGCTTTGACCGGTGACGAATACGAAGTCGGTACGGCACTCGACTATCTTTCCTCATTACCGATTCGACTCGTCGTCTGCGACGGTTGGCGACTTTGTCGCGAAGTGCAAAACTCAAAGGTGCTCAACGTCGCCCTCGTCGGTGCAGCTGCGGCTGCCGGTGCGCTCGATATGAGTATCGCCGAACTGTCCGAAACAATCAGGGCCATCGCTCCCTCGAGGTTTATCGATCTCAATATCAAAGCACTCGAAATCGGGGCAAAAGGAGTGAAAGAATGAACATGAAAGAAGAGCAGTTCCAGCTCATTAAAGATCAACTTGTCAAACTCTCCGCAATCGAGGGAGGGT is a genomic window of Coriobacteriia bacterium containing:
- the carB gene encoding carbamoyl-phosphate synthase large subunit gives rise to the protein MPKRNDIKKILVIGSGPIVIGQACEFDYSGAQACKVLKEDGYEVILINSNPATIMTDPGLASRTYIEPITPEFVEKVIAKERPDALLPTLGGQTGLNCAIDCAKAGILSKYGVELIGADIDVINKGEDRKLFAEAMAHIGLEVPEHAYASSLEDAHAFAKLSGYPLVIRPSFTMGGAGGGIAYNHDEFVDIVAHGLSLSPVHEVLVEESIEGWKEYEMEVMRDKNDNAVIVCSIENFDPMGVHTGDSITVAPAQTLTDKEYQTMRDASLAILREIGVETGGSNVQFAVNPKDDRLMVIEMNPRVSRSSALASKATGFPIAKIAAQLAVGYTLDEIDNDITKKTPACFEPSIDYTVVKVPRWAFEKFQGTDETLTTRMKSVGEVMAIGRTFNEALGKAMRSLENGRGGLGSDGKDNIVESEFENKLSVPNENRIFYVAEALRRGKTVEEIHQLTGIDPWFLGHIGQVISEENAIRGRSLDSLDESELLAAKKEGLSDIQIAFLTGSTSDEVREARKSLGVIPSFKSVDTCAGEFASFTPYYYKTYDSQDEFVPATKPRVMILGAGPNRIGQGIEFDYCCVHAAYALSAMGYETIMVNCNPETVSTDYDTSDRLYFEPLTFEDVMDIVDVEKPVGVLVTFGGQTPLKLARQLEDAGVPIMGTKPEAIDLAEDRKRFSAILDELGILYPAAGTANSFEEAVQVAETIGFPLLVRPSYVLGGRGMVIAYDEKYLAKYMEEATRISPDHPVLLDRFLEGAIEVDFDAVCDGESVYVGGVMEHIEEAGIHSGDSACCIPPFTLAEDIISRIREHGRKLALRLGVVGLMNVQFAVKDSAIYVLEVNPRASRTVPFVSKATGVPLAKIAARVMAGAKLSDMHLPDDANRKFDRFCVKEAVMPFGRFPGSDSILGPEMKSTGEVMGSASDFPSAYAKSQLSIDYSMPESGTAFLSVCDRDKREIVQIAQSLKHLGFDIMSTSGTAKVIAAAGIPVKTVFKKHEGRPNIVDEVTNGNVALVINTPFGQETRSDGYHIRSVAIRNGVTNVTTMAAAHALVSAIGARARGSLDVCAIQDFNAASGVEY
- a CDS encoding dihydroorotate dehydrogenase electron transfer subunit → MCQSSPAISRAQDRDRGGPVSRPKPFVETVEVISNREICPGVHSIVLVAPRIAKTILPGQFIHLDIDKDALTLRRPLSVYKTDGEKIEILYQIVGVGTDMLSKMTTSDTMSAVGPLGRDWPVKAEAKRALLVAGGLGAAPLGMLTEKLRAQGTQIYFAQGSTTEDRLIARDAFAVEVDEHAIATDDGSCGVCGFVTAPVKTFIDDILFDIAYVCGPEPMQRGVVDLLKTKHIETYVSLERLMACGIGACLSCVVPTINGLKRACVDGPVFNAEEVLWNEAVESRVH
- a CDS encoding dihydroorotate dehydrogenase, with the protein product MKQSSPESINTSVEFAGMSLASPITVASGTFGAGKEFSDFVRLEKLGAVVTKGVSPVAWSGNAGRRIVETTGGMLNSIGLQNPGVESFVQHDLAWLKENAPKAHVFVNVCGHNRQDFIEVVERLDEEEGVSAYEINISCPNVDAGGMAFGVKCDAAADIISAVRAATKRPIIAKLTPNVTDITEIARAVEAAGADGISLINTVLGMAIDAHSFRPVLKRGVGGLSGPAIKPIALRMVYETSKAVSIPLIGMGGVSTGIDVVEFMLAGATLVAIGTANFKDPRATGLALDELKSFCSSHDIDAVSDLIGALKEGA
- the pyrF gene encoding orotidine-5'-phosphate decarboxylase, translating into MKTAKESLIVALDGSPEQIKEWGSELEGTVDWIKIGMTNFYSAGPDIVTYFKDRGFKVFLDLKMHDIPHQVEGGAYQLGKLGVDMFTVHASGGPDMISKAVRGATEGAQDAGHAVPVILAVTVLTSMDDATLHELGVENPASVQVPLFARMSVAAGATGIVCSPLEATDVVAAIGPDKVVVTPGIRPKWSTKDDQTRITTPAQALKNGATHLVVGRPITTALNIKEAARKVLAEMEEG
- a CDS encoding orotate phosphoribosyltransferase; translation: MLTDAQIYDSLIQTNALRKGHFQLTSGRHSDTYVQCARVLEDPTLTLELAKEAVARLPKDIDIDVVAAPAVGGILIGFAVAQALGKRFIFSERQNGEMVFRRSFELAPGTKVLVVEDVVTTGGSVAEVIKLVEEAGAQTVGVVSLIDRGGDKKFTADFWPLLTLEVASWDRQDCRLCKDGVDIYSPGSRRLTK
- the rpsO gene encoding 30S ribosomal protein S15 yields the protein MALSQEVKAAIIAEYGKDAKDSGSASVQVALLTTRIKELTEHLKIHKGDHHTRRGLLKLVGQRRRLMNYIKSKDIEAYRELIVKLGIRG
- the iorA gene encoding indolepyruvate ferredoxin oxidoreductase subunit alpha, yielding MAQKTAFLMGNQAIAHGALAAGITVAAGYPGTPSSEIIETIAKNNTERIHVEWSTNEKAALEVASGASFAGARTLVTMKQVGLNVASDPLMSLAYIGIKGGMVVVVADDPGPISSQTEQDTRTFAQYSKLPVFDPSSPEEAYEMIFDAFELSEKYHTPVLLRPTTRVCHGYAQVQLREAEIHVPTGFSKDPKWVIFPRLSYENHKAIEVRNPKIGEEFSSYGKNFIEGTGRLGIACGGISYAYVKEALKEFSAEITLFKVSTPFPFPDALALEFLAQVEEVLVIEELDPVIERALIALCGSNKVESRIHGKLDGTTEFSGEQSTETAAELIAQLLGEASSSLDVEEDLTTTARGDIPVLPIRPPSLCAGCPHRAAFYAVKQAAKGHKAVFSGDIGCYTLGNTPPLDMVDTCLCMGAGITQAQGLHIVEPDALNFAFIGDSTFFASGMTGIVNAVYNQTDITVIILDNSTTAMTGGQAHPGTSKTLMGTTSPHISLEEVLTSLQVGLVLTDNPLDLASSISTVTEAMNFEGVSAVVFKAPCVQLFKTALRAVVDLDKCTGCKRCIHQIGCPALVLGAGKVVIDDSLCNGCGLCLSLCNFSAISLTGGVCS
- a CDS encoding indolepyruvate oxidoreductase subunit beta; this translates as MTDCLLTGVGGQGIVFASKLISQTAMRQGRKVRTAETIGMAQRGGSVVSHVRIGEDDYSPLIAKKHADLIIGFEPSETVRVIDYLKSDGAVVVNNQGVQSISAALTGDEYEVGTALDYLSSLPIRLVVCDGWRLCREVQNSKVLNVALVGAAAAAGALDMSIAELSETIRAIAPSRFIDLNIKALEIGAKGVKE